A stretch of Triticum aestivum cultivar Chinese Spring chromosome 1D, IWGSC CS RefSeq v2.1, whole genome shotgun sequence DNA encodes these proteins:
- the LOC123182125 gene encoding protein NRT1/ PTR FAMILY 5.10, with product MAPESGSGSSAPLLRAGSGHRRATGGWRSALFIIWVEVAERFAYYGISSNLISYLTGPLGERTAAAAAAVNAWSGAASMLPLLGAAVADSWLGRYRTIVASSVLYITGLGMLTLSSMFPSPKSQHCNVSGDGRRECPPSSLQTAFFYVSLYLVAIAQSGHKPCVQAFGADQFDVTDPGESSSRGSFFNWWYFGVCGSATVTVAIMSYVQDNVSWGLGFGVPCVIMLLALLVFLLGTRTYRFYDSGGGEGDSAFSRVGKAMKAWRKRSPEGDCAEDAVLMEEVRGLARLFPIWATCLLYGVVFAQPPTLFTKQAATLDRRIGSSSLEVPPAAVQCFLGVSVITCIVLYDRVLVPVARRITGVASGITMLQRIGTGMALALSALVAAALVEMRRLGAARDAGVVDQPGEVVPMSLWWIVPQYVLLGAADVFAMVGMQEFFYDQMPVELKSLGLALYLSVLGVGSFISSFLISVIDGLTRRDGGTSWFADNLNRGHLDYFYLLLAALSALELLAFLYFSANYIYKRKLVNVH from the exons ATGGCGCCGGAGTCGGGCTCCGGCTCCTCCGCCCCCCTCCTccgcgccggatccggccaccGCCGCGCCACCGGCGGCTGGAGGTCGGCCCTGTTCATAATCT GGGTGGAGGTGGCGGAGCGGTTCGCGTACTACGGCATCTCCTCCAACCTCATCAGCTACCTGACCGGCCCGCTCGGGGAgcgcacggccgccgccgccgcggccgtcaACGCGTGGTCGGGCGCCGCGTCGATGCTGCCGCTGCtcggcgccgccgtcgccgactCGTGGCTCGGCCGGTACCGCACCATCGTCGCCTCCTCCGTGCTCTACATCACG GGCCTGGGCATGCTGACGCTCTCGTCCATGTTCCCGTCGCCCAAGAGCCAGCACTGCAACGTCTCCGGCGACGGCCGGCGAGAATGCCCGCCTTCCTCCCTGCAGACGGCCTTCTTCTACGTCTCGCTCTACCTGGTGGCCATCGCGCAGAGCGGCCACAAGCCCTGCGTGCAGGCCTTCGGCGCCGACCAGTTCGACGTGACGGACCCCGGCGAGTCGTCGTCGCGAGGCTccttcttcaactggtggtactTCGGGGTCTGCGGGAGCGCCACCGTGACCGTCGCCATCATGAGCTACGTCCAGGACAACGTCAGCTGGGGCCTTGGCTTCGGCGTGCCGTGCGTGATCATGCTGCTCGCGCTCCTCGTCTTCCTGCTCGGCACCAGGACGTACCGGTTCTACGACTCCGGTGGCGGCGAGGGCGACAGCGCGTTCTCGCGCGTCGGCAAGGCCATGAAGGCATGGCGCAAGAGGTCGCCAGAGGGTGACTGCGCAGAGGACGCCGTGCTCATGGAGGAGGTGCGGGGCCTGGCGAGGCTGTTCCCGATATGGGCGACGTGTCTGCTCTACGGCGTGGTGTTCGCGCAGCCGCCGACGCTGTTCACGAAGCAGGCGGCGACGCTCGACCGGAGGATCGGGTCGTCGTCGTTGGAGGTGCCGCCCGCGGCGGTCCAGTGCTTCTTGGGCGTCAGCGTCATCACGTGCATCGTGCTGTACGACCGCGTCCTGGTGCCCGTGGCGCGCAGGATCACCGGCGTGGCCTCGGGCATCACCATGCTCCAGCGGATCGGCACGGGCATGGCCCTCGCCCTCTCCGCGCTCGTGGCCGCCGCGCTGGTGGAGATGAGGCGGCTCGGCGCGGCCAGGGACGCCGGCGTGGTCGATCAGCCCGGCGAGGTGGTGCCCATGAGCCTGTGGTGGATCGTGCCGCAGTACGTGCTCCTGGGCGCGGCGGACGTGTTCGCCATGGTCGGCATGCAGGAGTTCTTCTACGACCAGATGCCCGTGGAGCTCAAGAGCCTCGGGCTCGCGCTCTACCTGAGCGTCCTCGGAGTCGGCAGCTTCATCAGCAGCTTCCTCATCTCGGTCATCGACGGGTTGACGAGGAGGGACGGCGGGACGAGCTGGTTCGCCGACAATCTCAACAGGGGCCATCTTGATTACTTCTACCTGCTCCTCGCTGCTCTCAGCGCGCTGGAGCTTCTTGCTTTCCTCTACTTCTCGGCGAATTACATTTACAAGAGAAAGCTTGTCAATGTTCACTGA